GACAAGGTTGGATGTGGACTCTACTTTGTCTGACTGACCACACAGCTAGTATCATCCATAAATGAAGAGGGTCAAATTCGTACCCACGAAATGTTATCAGGAAACCGAGTCCTACATAGCCCTGGAGAAGAGTTCAACCTCATGCCTGCCATAGTATCAGTTAACATATCTGCTTTTCTTTTCATATTCTGGTGGTGTTTGTGATCAACCAAAGGTCAGCATCAGGATCTGTGCCGATAGTCAATGACTCACCAAGGCATTCATTCAATATTCAAATGGTTAACAAGTTGACACACTGTACTCGACGTGAGCTATAAATCAAATATTTCATGACTAGTTCAGCCAGGTGTTTCAGACGGTTCTCCATTACAAACCTATTACATCTTAGAATACAGTAGAATACATTAAAAGTGGGCAAAAGAGTTTCCACCTTATCCCAGCCTCCCATGACTCGAGTGTGAAGCAGTTTGGCAAGGATGTTTGTCGCATCATAAACTTAAGCGACGTATTGTCCACATGTTCTACATCtagctgtttgctctggctagcaaGCCAGAAAAGGATGGAACAGGTGAGTTCCTCATTTGCTCTTGAGCTTGCTTTATCTCCTCGGGATCTTCAAGAATAAAACAGACGGGATGTGAGGAAGGTATACGAGTGAAATCAACAGAAAATCATTGCCAGGAAGTATCGTTGAAGCATATATATTACAGATATtaataaactactccctccattccaaattactcgtcatagaaatggatgtatctagaactaaaatacatatagatacatccatatctgcgacaagtaattcggaacggagggagtagataacatCTCTTAGTTTCTGTCAGTATGTATTTTGCATAAAGTAAAACTGATTAGAGAAACAAACAGCTATGATTGTAAGTGTCACTGCTACAAAACCATATATAGTATTAAAACGAAACAAACAGCCTGACACAAAAAGTATTTAGCAGCAAGCAATGTACTGTAGATAGATCAGCTGAAAAGGCAGGTACCGTGTAGTGCACATATATTATAACAACATAGATTCAGACACACTAAATACAAATCAGCACAGGTTACTTCTTTCTATTTTGAAAACATTATTACCAAACATGTCATTTAATGTTGCTATTAACTCTGAATGGGCTCAAACTATAACAAATGGAACATGCACAGCAAAGTTGAATTTTATATCTTGGCTTGTACGTTTATAACAGTTATATGTGGTGTATAGAACTCATTAAGCATGGGCCTTGATCTGCTAAGCTTCTACTTGCTTAATATACAAACATGAAGCTTCTAGTTTTTTCTTGGATGTAAAAGGTTTGAAATGTGTTTATTGCCACTTACCTATGTTCTCCATCATCTTGGGCATAACGACGACCATTAGGACCATAAAACCGACCATCATACCCATGGGGCTCTTCAAAAGGGACAAAATGTTGAAAGGCTCCCTCGGCTGGGGAAAATAGATAGACACATAGGTTGGTTAAGAAAGGATTTAATAACAGCAAGCAGCGAGGAAATAGGTTAACAAAAAACTATAGCATTAGACACCTCATAGTATTGCTCTTCTTTCAGAGGTTCCAAAACAAGCTCATTTAGAACTCTTCTGTTTTCAGTCAATGCTGCTTGAATGTGCCCTGGATTCCTGGCACTGATGTCCACTCGAACCTATCACACAACAGAATAGAGAATCAACTGTTTAGTGCCCATTCTGCTCATATTACAATGAAATTTTCTAATGAATACTCACTGGTGAAAAGAAGTAGCCAAGTGAGGAGACTTCTATCAAATGTGTCCCAGCAGGCACGTTGTGGCTTAAGGATATTAGGTCAAGGGGTAACAATAAGCACAGGAAGATCTGCTAACATTGCACATGAGCTGCCAACAGTGAAACATTTATACAAATACAATAAACTATAATTAGACACATAATGACATCAACAAATTCTTCACATATCACTCTCGCAAGATTCTCTTGTatctttttttcaaaaagaaaagtattCTTAGAAAAATGGACAATTTTAAAACAATGATGCATGAAAGAACAGACTAAATTGATTAAATTAAAATAAAAGTAATTTACCCCTCATAAGAGAAGTCGAAGTAGTTTGGAAGGGCATGGTATAACATGTTTTTCGTAGGATACAAGGCAAAGTAGCCGTCTGGCCTGGCGAATGTAACTTTCTGACCACCATTAAGTATCACTTTCGTGTTTGATGTCTTGGCTGGAAGACCAAAGCCCCTTGCAGCTATAAGCACAACAGATAAAAACAACATCAGGTGGACCTCACGGGAGAACATTAGTATGTATCGGCTCCACAAACATTGAGAACTTATAATCTCTAAGTGCACTTAAAAAGCAAGATGCATGACAAGATCTGACTGAAATCCTAATCAATTATCCAAATGCAAGGAAACCAACATAGTAACCCGCCTTAGCAATTTACAATGAGCTGAAATAACACGGCGCCAAAATCCGATGGTTATACACATGCCAAGAATGCTCTTAGTAAGACAATACTTCCAAAGAAACGCCATGCAGCATTCATTCCTTTGTGCGCTTTCAAATACCCCAAATCCTGGCCAAGAAGCATTGGCTTTGAACACTTGCGGCAGCACGTTTATCAACAGACATGTATTCTAGCAGACAGGCATTTTGATGTGCCTGTGTGGATCTGGACAATTCGTCAATTCCCCTCTCTCTAAGACAAGCTACTGAATAAACATGTTcctacatctgtcgattggttttgATACTCAGAACAAAAGGATGCAGCACATAAACAAACAGTAGCCACAGCGCAGCTCCAACGCGGTTCAGATTTCGAAGATGAAGTTGGATAAAATCAGCTACTGTGATGTGCCTGTAGCATGCTGCCTAAGCAACGGCGGTGCATGGTGGTGTAGCAGAGAGATCAGTAGCATCCATGTACAGGCCCTACTTAGATCACGCGCCCATCCATGTACAGGCCCCAGAGACAATTCCACCAAATTGGCCAGGTTCGAGCCGAGCACGAAGCTGGATCCCGCCCGCCTACCCACGCACGAACAAGTTACCAGATGCATCTAATTCGAACCATGGGGGCGAGGGCACTGACCGTCGATCTTGATGCGGCCG
This portion of the Triticum dicoccoides isolate Atlit2015 ecotype Zavitan chromosome 7A, WEW_v2.0, whole genome shotgun sequence genome encodes:
- the LOC119329898 gene encoding ER membrane protein complex subunit 7 homolog, translating into MSPLRALLVLAAVLAACLGPAAADQPGSVEGYTIAGRIKIDAARGFGLPAKTSNTKVILNGGQKVTFARPDGYFAFHNVPAGTHLIEVSSLGYFFSPVRVDISARNPGHIQAALTENRRVLNELVLEPLKEEQYYEPREPFNILSLLKSPMGMMVGFMVLMVVVMPKMMENIDPEEIKQAQEQMRNSPVPSFSGLLARANS